The following coding sequences lie in one Haloterrigena sp. KLK7 genomic window:
- a CDS encoding mannonate dehydratase, with amino-acid sequence MTTDTTIRVGVRTRSLSNPRLKYIRQLGATDIFVDHADVDEEPDEFNDRDADATLAVGRDAIPSVADLEAARDRVEEAGLTLTGIQSLPYSLYGDIMFDREGADEALEQITTLVRNLGEADIPILGYQWNPRGVVPMRTGTADLRGGAQGTAFDYEEVDDPDELAPGLEREYTEAEFWDNYEAFLERVLPVAEEAGVELALHPVDPPVIESMCGIPRLCRSVENFEKAMGLVPSDNHSLKLCLGCFSQMGEDVTDVLRTFSERDQIGFIHFRDVVGTVPRFHETFVDEGNFDTIEVVETLDEIGYDGVVIPDHVPEMTGDTDWRHRSRGYTVGYLRGVVDTVQTGSS; translated from the coding sequence ATGACTACCGACACGACGATCAGGGTCGGCGTTCGCACCCGATCCCTTTCGAACCCGCGGCTCAAGTACATTCGCCAGCTCGGCGCGACGGACATCTTCGTTGATCACGCGGACGTCGACGAGGAACCCGACGAGTTCAACGACCGCGACGCGGATGCCACGCTCGCGGTCGGACGCGACGCGATCCCCTCGGTCGCGGACCTCGAGGCGGCCAGAGACCGCGTCGAGGAAGCCGGTCTCACCCTGACTGGGATCCAGTCGCTGCCGTACTCGCTGTACGGCGACATCATGTTCGACCGCGAGGGAGCGGACGAGGCGCTCGAGCAGATCACGACGCTCGTTCGGAACCTCGGCGAAGCGGACATCCCGATTCTCGGGTACCAGTGGAACCCGCGGGGTGTCGTGCCGATGCGGACCGGTACGGCCGACCTCCGCGGCGGTGCGCAGGGAACGGCGTTCGACTACGAGGAGGTCGACGATCCCGACGAACTCGCGCCGGGCCTCGAGCGCGAGTACACCGAAGCCGAGTTCTGGGACAACTACGAGGCCTTCCTCGAGCGGGTGCTGCCGGTCGCCGAAGAGGCCGGCGTCGAGCTGGCGTTGCACCCGGTCGATCCGCCGGTTATCGAGTCGATGTGCGGGATCCCGCGACTCTGTCGGAGCGTGGAGAACTTCGAGAAGGCGATGGGGCTCGTCCCGAGCGACAACCACAGCTTGAAGCTCTGTCTCGGATGCTTCTCGCAGATGGGCGAGGACGTCACCGACGTCCTCCGGACGTTCAGTGAGCGCGATCAGATCGGCTTCATCCACTTCCGCGACGTCGTCGGCACCGTCCCGCGGTTCCACGAGACGTTCGTCGACGAGGGGAACTTCGACACGATCGAGGTCGTCGAAACGCTCGACGAGATCGGCTACGACGGCGTCGTGATCCCGGATCACGTCCCCGAAATGACGGGCGACACCGATTGGCGACACCGCAGCCGAGGGTACACCGTCGGCTATCTCCGCGGTGTCGTCGATACCGTTCAGACTGGCTCCTCGTAG